A stretch of Terriglobia bacterium DNA encodes these proteins:
- a CDS encoding site-specific integrase: MPKPQNHKGYSCRVNILKYVKVADKWRFAPAQTQNNKLKQDWVLVDGCPERHAEGTYYIEWYENGARRRQSVKDSSEVLEQARRKAIELDAGKAGIELAESEEGHGLRIWDAVKAYLKEIEPPQREPRTYGAYKHCLELFAQNCRKTYLHDVTREDILGFIRKIYDLGCGPRTANNRAVIVCQLLKLNGITGLLHKRDWPKYVDPIRPIYEPEDLTAFFSACQPAEKTLFLFYLLTGMRDKEVRYSTWRDVDFRSHAVRVTAKTQWAFKPKNKEEREVPIPASLVAELKAHKERQKGDNPNNLIFPTMKGEPDKKHEWKLKRIAYKAGLNCGRCTSRHGNKCADGEFCSNWFLHKFRHTFATRNLQDHVCDIRTLQLWLGHNDLASTMVYLKAVRNKDVAARVNGSELAAFATANSTPIHAAQ; encoded by the coding sequence GTGCCGAAACCGCAAAACCACAAAGGGTATTCTTGCCGGGTCAACATCCTCAAGTATGTCAAAGTGGCCGATAAATGGCGCTTCGCACCTGCGCAGACGCAGAACAATAAGCTGAAGCAAGATTGGGTGCTGGTGGATGGCTGCCCGGAGCGGCATGCCGAAGGCACCTATTACATTGAGTGGTACGAGAATGGCGCTCGGCGTCGGCAGAGTGTCAAGGATTCGAGCGAAGTGCTGGAGCAGGCGCGGCGCAAGGCCATTGAGCTTGATGCCGGCAAGGCCGGAATCGAGCTGGCCGAAAGCGAAGAAGGCCACGGTCTCCGCATTTGGGATGCCGTGAAAGCATATCTCAAAGAGATCGAGCCGCCACAACGCGAGCCCAGGACCTACGGCGCATACAAGCACTGCCTGGAGCTGTTTGCCCAAAACTGCCGGAAGACCTATCTGCACGATGTTACGCGGGAAGATATTCTCGGATTTATCCGCAAGATTTATGACCTCGGCTGCGGCCCACGTACTGCGAACAATCGCGCTGTGATCGTCTGCCAGTTGCTGAAGCTGAACGGCATCACTGGATTACTGCACAAACGCGACTGGCCGAAATATGTCGATCCGATACGGCCGATTTATGAACCGGAAGACCTGACGGCATTCTTTAGCGCCTGCCAGCCAGCGGAGAAAACCTTGTTCCTGTTCTATCTCCTGACGGGGATGCGCGACAAGGAAGTTCGATATTCGACCTGGCGGGATGTAGATTTTCGCAGTCACGCGGTGCGGGTTACCGCCAAGACGCAATGGGCATTTAAGCCGAAAAACAAGGAAGAGCGCGAGGTCCCGATTCCAGCCTCGCTGGTTGCTGAGTTGAAGGCCCACAAAGAGCGCCAGAAAGGAGACAATCCGAATAACCTGATCTTCCCGACAATGAAAGGCGAGCCGGACAAAAAGCACGAATGGAAGCTGAAGCGGATTGCGTATAAGGCCGGTCTGAACTGCGGTCGATGCACCTCCCGCCATGGGAACAAATGCGCAGACGGCGAGTTTTGTTCCAATTGGTTCCTGCACAAATTCCGACATACATTTGCGACCCGGAATTTGCAGGACCATGTCTGCGACATTCGCACCCTGCAATTATGGCTTGGACACAACGACCTTGCTTCAACGATGGTATATCTGAAAGCGGTGCGGAATAAGGATGTGGCGGCGCGGGTCAACGGCAGTGAACTGGCTGCGTTTGCAACCGCAAACTCAACGCCGATTCATGCAGCCCAGTAG
- a CDS encoding restriction endonuclease: protein MESTASALCRRFEQLFDSTDPADRGRRFEKLLRHRLRLEGFQVELNPKIAAPRQTDLFARVGLTDYIIEAKWQTDKIGIADIDNIRIRLQRTPTDVVACIFSMSDYSEQAVDQIVQDRTREILLFNAAEINAIFQQRVHVAELLNKKRDALRINACVLFTDAPSAVTIADPTWPISKQQLFIDGQQVPWFHCRTRDNDVGFLLTDVEINLSGHCVRLALRLDIARPEELAGIFSAVTRHVGLSDEGTFAIHQSGHAWYGFGIAHFLNAIQAWEERYAALEMTNYHHSEELAYFDSCNGRLLALTARQRVGDSVFLHSAELELHLPGIPVNGTGLQQLCAATQNPNAHLEPVLGFEPDRVRREYRQTPVTAVAQIVAIHLDGEQMVTGIVINNPFFGTDPLAPPEGKQKYSPLPYLADTELLVCDLAHWHEPGEIVQNYFFRELSGIWTGHMPVFEIMCEWDEIASGTKPRPNSAEAFERACDRILKEYAEDEDS, encoded by the coding sequence TTGGAGAGTACCGCATCAGCACTTTGTCGTCGCTTTGAGCAGCTTTTTGACTCGACGGATCCCGCTGATCGCGGCCGTCGGTTTGAAAAGCTCCTTCGTCATCGCTTAAGGCTGGAGGGCTTTCAGGTCGAACTCAATCCCAAAATTGCCGCACCCCGCCAAACCGATCTCTTTGCACGCGTGGGCTTAACGGACTACATCATCGAAGCAAAATGGCAAACAGACAAGATTGGCATCGCCGACATCGATAACATCCGCATCCGGCTCCAACGCACGCCCACGGATGTGGTCGCGTGCATTTTCAGCATGTCCGACTACTCAGAACAGGCTGTTGATCAGATTGTGCAGGATCGCACGCGTGAAATCCTCCTTTTTAATGCCGCAGAAATCAATGCGATTTTTCAGCAGCGAGTCCACGTTGCGGAGCTGCTCAACAAAAAACGCGATGCGCTGCGAATTAATGCATGCGTGCTCTTCACAGATGCACCCAGTGCGGTCACCATTGCTGACCCTACATGGCCGATTTCCAAGCAGCAACTTTTTATCGACGGCCAACAGGTACCCTGGTTCCACTGCCGTACGAGAGACAACGATGTGGGCTTTCTCCTTACGGACGTCGAAATCAATCTGAGCGGTCATTGCGTGCGTCTCGCGTTACGCTTGGATATTGCAAGACCAGAAGAACTCGCCGGCATATTTTCCGCCGTCACCCGACACGTTGGCCTTTCCGATGAAGGAACTTTTGCGATTCACCAAAGCGGACATGCGTGGTACGGATTTGGCATTGCACATTTTCTAAATGCGATCCAAGCCTGGGAAGAACGTTATGCTGCGCTAGAAATGACGAACTATCACCATTCAGAAGAGCTAGCATATTTTGACTCGTGTAATGGGAGGTTATTGGCTCTCACAGCGCGTCAACGTGTTGGAGACTCGGTTTTCTTGCACAGTGCAGAGCTAGAGCTCCACCTGCCGGGCATTCCAGTCAATGGGACGGGACTGCAGCAACTCTGTGCTGCGACCCAAAATCCAAACGCCCACTTAGAGCCAGTACTTGGGTTCGAACCTGATAGGGTTCGTCGCGAGTACCGCCAGACTCCCGTGACGGCCGTGGCCCAAATCGTTGCCATCCACCTCGATGGAGAGCAAATGGTCACAGGGATCGTGATTAACAATCCATTTTTTGGCACTGACCCTTTGGCACCTCCTGAGGGCAAGCAGAAGTATTCGCCTTTGCCGTACCTCGCTGATACGGAACTCCTTGTCTGTGATCTGGCCCACTGGCATGAACCGGGCGAAATCGTACAAAACTATTTTTTTCGTGAGCTGAGCGGAATTTGGACCGGACACATGCCAGTGTTCGAGATCATGTGCGAATGGGATGAAATTGCATCAGGTACCAAACCACGTCCAAATTCCGCAGAAGCATTTGAGCGGGCATGCGATCGAATTCTGAAAGAATACGCCGAGGACGAAGACTCCTAA
- a CDS encoding single-stranded DNA-binding protein has protein sequence MRTSKNSTRNTSTKSANNQQRKSFSNNLVILTGNLGADAAFFGANDNAASFRMATKSKFGEKEYVEWHSVVAFRELAKEVVEKCTKGRFIKVYGYLHHSQTGSDDAPQFKTEVVATGIKYLDRKK, from the coding sequence ATGAGAACGAGCAAGAATTCAACTCGCAACACATCCACCAAGAGCGCAAACAATCAGCAGCGGAAGTCCTTCAGCAACAATCTGGTGATCCTGACCGGCAATCTGGGCGCAGATGCGGCTTTCTTCGGCGCCAATGACAATGCGGCCTCATTCCGCATGGCCACCAAAAGCAAGTTTGGCGAAAAAGAATACGTCGAATGGCACTCTGTCGTCGCTTTCCGGGAACTGGCGAAGGAAGTAGTTGAGAAATGCACGAAAGGCAGATTCATCAAGGTCTATGGCTACCTGCATCACAGCCAGACTGGGAGCGATGACGCCCCGCAGTTTAAGACCGAAGTCGTTGCGACCGGAATCAAGTACCTGGACCGCAAAAAGTAA
- a CDS encoding DUF5615 family PIN-like protein, with protein sequence MKFLIDECLHTSLVTVANDAGFEAHHVVHLGLQGTPDHKLMGRIRDDESIFVTNNALDFVTMYANEEIHPGLVIILRNVPPNLQRALFQAALEFIGEDEPVNCAIEVDWDGSEISIDQYSLNKTARDSRAD encoded by the coding sequence ATGAAATTTTTGATAGACGAATGCTTACACACGAGTCTGGTGACCGTTGCAAACGATGCTGGTTTTGAGGCACATCATGTTGTACACCTGGGTCTTCAGGGAACGCCAGATCATAAACTTATGGGGCGTATCCGAGACGACGAATCAATATTCGTTACGAACAACGCCCTAGACTTCGTGACGATGTATGCTAACGAGGAAATCCATCCCGGCCTTGTTATCATCCTCAGGAATGTTCCTCCCAACCTACAACGTGCTCTGTTTCAAGCAGCTCTTGAATTCATTGGAGAAGATGAACCTGTGAATTGTGCGATTGAGGTTGACTGGGATGGATCGGAGATCAGCATCGATCAATACTCCCTCAACAAGACCGCGCGGGACTCTCGCGCTGATTGA
- a CDS encoding DUF433 domain-containing protein, which produces METLNLFTPTRAAAVTGLSLKSVQKAIDLNMVPVRRVRVKGIAKRYLADVALLCLRLEAEGLHQLSIQARKDIFRAVTRSPREPQVRFGGVCWVDIPAARKRLAMGLLELRKVEHMVWSDKEILTGTPVFKGTRVPVHSIAEMVNSGTPIAEILEGYPSLTEENVRLAPIYAKAHPLRGRPRTPWKKSKPTKRLRKRLKAA; this is translated from the coding sequence ATGGAGACGCTGAATTTATTTACGCCAACCCGTGCGGCAGCAGTGACTGGTTTATCGCTCAAGTCAGTACAGAAGGCGATTGACTTGAACATGGTGCCCGTGCGTCGAGTACGTGTTAAGGGAATCGCAAAACGCTATTTAGCAGACGTTGCACTGTTGTGTCTTCGGTTGGAAGCTGAAGGTTTGCACCAACTTTCGATTCAAGCCAGAAAGGATATTTTCAGAGCTGTCACACGCTCTCCACGGGAACCACAGGTGCGTTTTGGGGGCGTGTGTTGGGTGGATATCCCGGCTGCTCGGAAGAGGCTTGCGATGGGATTACTCGAACTGAGAAAAGTGGAGCATATGGTTTGGTCAGACAAAGAAATCTTGACGGGAACGCCCGTTTTTAAGGGTACTCGTGTGCCTGTCCATTCAATTGCGGAAATGGTGAATAGTGGGACTCCTATTGCCGAGATTTTGGAAGGATATCCGAGCCTGACAGAAGAGAACGTTAGACTGGCTCCAATCTATGCCAAAGCTCACCCCTTGCGTGGAAGACCTCGAACACCTTGGAAAAAATCAAAGCCTACAAAGCGCCTTCGCAAGCGTTTGAAAGCTGCGTGA
- a CDS encoding recombinase family protein: MSTEHQQYSIENQSAAIALYAAAHNIGIVRSFSDEGKSGTTIKGRKGLQELLRVVQAGASDFDVILVYDISRWGRFPDADEAAHYEYICKRAGIEIRYCAEQFENDNSTTSNLLKALKRTMAGEFSRELSAKVFAGQCRLASTGVWLGGLPPFGMVRQLVDRNGKPKRILKSGERKSIQTDRVVLKPGRKKEVDLVRLIFNLFTEKGMCQGAIQKYLNQRGLWRRGRPWGWCALRCLLRNPVYKGSSAFGKFDCKKGQKRTLTPSDKWIVHDGAFPAIISAKQFARAQELIAARKRRLENADMLESLKRLWKRKGTLNSTLVNRTKGVPTTWTFTRHFGSLSHAYDLIGYSHRDVTYARVRPIANTARDNLCEEISYRVRAVGGTAERTRAPGVLSINGMLTAQVKVTVGLTWREGHPAWWLPITMLPDVDVLILARVEPREYSILDGSMSFTQGRFLPHFTIAFLSPVTL, encoded by the coding sequence ATGAGCACGGAACACCAGCAGTACTCGATTGAGAATCAATCCGCCGCGATTGCGCTCTACGCGGCGGCACATAACATCGGCATCGTGCGCTCTTTCAGTGATGAGGGGAAGAGCGGGACGACTATTAAAGGGCGTAAGGGATTGCAGGAATTGCTCCGGGTGGTTCAGGCTGGAGCCTCCGACTTCGATGTGATTCTCGTTTATGACATCAGCCGATGGGGCCGGTTCCCCGATGCGGATGAAGCTGCACATTACGAATACATCTGCAAACGAGCTGGAATTGAAATCCGCTATTGCGCCGAACAATTCGAGAATGACAACAGCACGACGTCCAATCTTCTTAAGGCGCTCAAGCGCACGATGGCCGGAGAATTCAGCCGCGAGTTATCGGCCAAGGTGTTCGCGGGACAGTGCCGACTGGCTTCCACGGGTGTATGGCTCGGCGGACTTCCTCCTTTTGGCATGGTGAGACAGCTTGTTGACAGAAATGGCAAACCAAAGCGAATACTCAAATCGGGCGAGCGTAAGAGCATTCAGACAGATCGTGTAGTGTTGAAGCCCGGTCGGAAGAAAGAAGTTGATTTAGTCCGGTTGATCTTTAATCTGTTTACTGAAAAAGGAATGTGCCAAGGGGCCATTCAAAAGTACCTCAATCAACGTGGGCTTTGGCGCCGGGGCCGCCCCTGGGGCTGGTGCGCTTTGCGGTGCTTGCTGCGCAACCCCGTATATAAGGGATCGTCAGCTTTTGGTAAGTTCGACTGCAAGAAGGGGCAAAAACGGACGCTGACACCATCCGATAAGTGGATCGTTCATGACGGTGCTTTCCCCGCGATAATCTCTGCTAAGCAATTTGCGCGAGCTCAGGAGCTGATTGCTGCGCGGAAACGACGACTCGAAAATGCGGACATGCTGGAATCATTGAAGCGTCTGTGGAAACGAAAAGGCACCCTGAATTCGACACTAGTAAACCGCACCAAGGGTGTTCCAACAACCTGGACGTTTACGAGGCACTTTGGCTCTCTCAGCCATGCCTACGATTTGATTGGGTATTCACACCGGGACGTCACATATGCAAGAGTCAGGCCCATCGCCAATACTGCACGGGACAACCTATGTGAAGAGATTTCTTACCGTGTACGCGCAGTTGGTGGGACGGCAGAACGCACCCGCGCACCGGGAGTTCTATCGATAAACGGAATGCTCACTGCACAAGTGAAGGTCACAGTGGGGCTAACGTGGCGAGAGGGGCATCCTGCCTGGTGGCTCCCAATTACAATGCTTCCCGATGTTGATGTCCTGATTCTCGCCCGCGTGGAACCCAGAGAGTACTCAATCCTGGACGGAAGTATGTCTTTTACGCAAGGGCGATTTCTCCCTCATTTTACCATTGCATTCCTTTCGCCAGTGACGCTATAA
- a CDS encoding IS1595 family transposase, protein MKKSERRHQLSGSYTVAEIPLACSNELAAVEFLEKQRWGNGPACVHCGSVNVYKMIDAKTGERSTRYLWRCRDCKQQYTVRIGTVYEESRIELRHWCYAFWRASTSKKGVSALEIKRQCQISYKSALFLMNRIRFAMAPDGDSPKLTGLVECDETYIGPRKPRYKGTSKRGRGTSKTPVFCAVERDGQLRRRIVADVTTETIENAIREEIDRSAHLLTDEFSAYRRIGPEYAGHSTVCHATKEYARGIAHTNTAESSHALVKRGIIGIYHNVSREYLHRYLWQYDFLWNNRKMNDGERTVLAIQSAEGKRLMYRNPKGGIQ, encoded by the coding sequence ATGAAGAAGTCAGAGCGCAGACATCAACTTTCAGGCTCTTATACGGTGGCGGAAATTCCACTGGCTTGCAGTAACGAATTGGCCGCTGTTGAATTTCTGGAAAAGCAACGCTGGGGCAATGGTCCTGCCTGCGTTCACTGTGGAAGCGTGAATGTATACAAAATGATTGACGCGAAAACAGGCGAACGAAGCACACGGTATCTCTGGCGTTGTCGCGATTGCAAGCAGCAGTACACCGTCCGCATCGGCACAGTGTACGAGGAATCAAGGATTGAATTGCGCCACTGGTGCTATGCGTTCTGGAGAGCGTCAACGTCCAAGAAAGGCGTATCTGCTCTGGAAATCAAACGGCAATGCCAGATTAGCTACAAGTCAGCATTGTTCCTAATGAATCGTATTCGGTTTGCCATGGCACCAGACGGAGACAGCCCCAAATTGACTGGCCTTGTTGAATGTGACGAAACTTACATTGGCCCTCGTAAGCCGCGCTACAAGGGCACCAGCAAGCGCGGACGGGGCACCAGTAAGACTCCGGTGTTCTGTGCCGTGGAACGAGATGGCCAGCTTCGCCGTCGCATAGTTGCGGACGTGACCACTGAAACAATCGAAAACGCAATCCGCGAGGAAATCGACCGGAGCGCACATCTTTTGACAGATGAGTTTTCAGCTTACAGGCGCATCGGGCCAGAGTATGCGGGTCACAGCACCGTTTGCCATGCAACCAAAGAGTATGCCCGTGGAATCGCTCACACGAATACAGCAGAAAGCAGCCATGCTCTAGTGAAGCGGGGAATCATCGGCATTTACCACAATGTAAGCCGCGAGTATTTGCATCGCTATCTCTGGCAGTATGATTTTCTGTGGAACAATCGGAAGATGAATGACGGAGAGCGCACCGTGTTAGCGATACAATCAGCAGAGGGAAAGCGTTTGATGTATCGCAATCCCAAAGGCGGTATCCAATGA
- a CDS encoding site-specific integrase yields MHSLLHAFFHGWLVEQRNASRHTVISYRDTWRLFLRYVAASRRRPVARLRLQDLTATDVLAFLKDCEEQRKVSIGTRNCRLAALRGFFAFLIDREPLAAGQCAEVLRIPAKRSCQRELCYLEEHEVAAILAQPDRSTLEGQRDHALLAFLYNTGARIQEALDLCPSSLRLESPAQVRLIGKGRKERVCPLWPETTALLRALLQRIPRQSDQRIFVNRYGEPLGAAGVRFKLKQYMQRARKKVSSLMAKRVSPHTFRHTAAVHLVAAGVDVTVIRSWLGHAHLDTTNHYARATVETKRKALERIAGSSRPAHAPRWKRDTDLMAWLDSL; encoded by the coding sequence CTGCACAGCTTGTTGCACGCCTTTTTTCATGGTTGGCTGGTGGAGCAACGCAATGCCTCGCGTCACACCGTGATCTCGTACCGCGATACCTGGCGTTTGTTCCTTCGATATGTGGCCGCAAGCAGACGCCGACCGGTGGCCAGGCTTCGGTTACAAGATCTCACTGCAACTGACGTGCTGGCGTTCTTAAAAGACTGCGAGGAACAGCGTAAGGTGTCCATCGGGACACGAAACTGTAGGCTCGCCGCTCTTCGTGGGTTTTTTGCTTTCCTAATCGACCGCGAACCTTTAGCCGCAGGCCAATGTGCGGAAGTGCTTCGCATTCCAGCAAAACGCTCCTGTCAGCGGGAACTCTGTTATCTGGAAGAGCATGAAGTGGCCGCAATCCTGGCCCAGCCGGATCGATCCACGCTTGAAGGCCAGCGCGACCACGCCTTGCTCGCGTTCCTCTACAACACGGGGGCTCGCATTCAAGAGGCCCTGGATCTCTGTCCAAGTTCGCTGCGTCTGGAATCACCGGCGCAGGTCCGGCTGATAGGAAAAGGCCGCAAAGAACGCGTTTGCCCCTTATGGCCGGAAACGACGGCTTTGCTTCGCGCTCTACTGCAACGTATCCCACGGCAATCCGATCAGAGGATTTTCGTAAACCGTTACGGTGAACCTCTGGGAGCCGCGGGCGTGCGCTTCAAGTTGAAACAGTACATGCAACGCGCACGAAAGAAAGTTTCGTCTCTGATGGCTAAACGGGTTTCGCCACATACTTTCCGGCACACGGCTGCCGTACATCTGGTTGCTGCCGGCGTTGATGTCACGGTGATCCGTAGCTGGCTTGGTCATGCTCACCTGGATACGACCAATCACTACGCACGGGCCACTGTCGAAACCAAACGTAAAGCACTCGAAAGAATAGCTGGCTCATCTCGGCCAGCACATGCGCCTCGTTGGAAACGTGACACTGACCTGATGGCATGGCTTGATTCGCTGTAG
- a CDS encoding tyrosine-type recombinase/integrase, giving the protein MKETWPWRAATPRDYVQQLNLRHPLSPHVYRTILNEFYRFVTKRVKNTRLTEKVLREWLKARFSVWPFHLVAHRARLVDRYLDWAVQNGGPPENPLATLRKKYGQRATTPVVRALLSPDPAASLEALRPAPRFGSFLGCLMREHLALMRAMGYRYDVQERDMLRLDRFLQSRNDLAAQPLSVMIREWTKANPNPEHAFHCLKIGRVLSKALLRIDPNSKVISWDRWIERRAKQRYRRPYILSESELHRILEAARTFPSPRCPLRPLTIYTMLVLAYCAGLRLGEIVRLNLGHVDLETGTIEVCETKFFKTRRLPLSQSAARVLRSYIEARRKAGAPITPSDGLFWHWHNRGASRYSYVMTEKMLVCVLRHSGIKPKQGKAGPRIHDLRHAFVVHRMLAWYRQGINPQPYLPYLATYMGHRDINSTLVYLTITQELLQHAGEKYRQLGAVALGKVVGGER; this is encoded by the coding sequence ATGAAAGAAACCTGGCCCTGGCGTGCAGCCACACCTCGCGACTACGTACAACAGTTGAACCTACGCCATCCCCTTTCCCCTCACGTCTATCGCACCATTCTCAACGAGTTCTATCGTTTCGTGACCAAGAGAGTGAAAAATACTCGGCTCACGGAGAAGGTGCTACGGGAATGGCTCAAGGCCAGATTCAGTGTATGGCCTTTTCACCTGGTCGCTCATCGCGCTCGTCTGGTCGATCGTTATCTCGACTGGGCCGTACAGAACGGTGGGCCGCCGGAAAATCCGCTGGCCACATTGAGAAAAAAGTATGGTCAGCGGGCGACAACACCCGTAGTGCGGGCACTGTTGAGTCCTGATCCCGCAGCATCTCTTGAGGCCTTGCGGCCAGCACCACGATTCGGGAGCTTTCTCGGTTGCCTCATGCGTGAGCACCTGGCCCTGATGAGGGCGATGGGGTATCGCTACGACGTGCAGGAGAGAGACATGCTGCGGTTGGACCGATTTCTTCAAAGCCGGAATGATCTTGCTGCACAGCCCTTGTCCGTGATGATCCGCGAATGGACGAAGGCAAACCCCAATCCAGAGCATGCGTTCCACTGCCTAAAAATCGGCAGAGTACTTTCCAAAGCGCTTTTGCGAATCGACCCGAACAGTAAAGTCATTTCCTGGGATCGATGGATCGAGCGCAGGGCCAAGCAACGCTACCGGCGGCCATACATCCTCAGCGAATCGGAGCTCCATCGCATCCTGGAGGCGGCCCGTACCTTTCCTTCACCACGATGCCCATTACGACCCCTCACGATTTACACCATGCTCGTGCTGGCCTATTGTGCTGGCCTCCGCTTGGGCGAAATCGTGCGTTTGAATCTGGGTCATGTTGACTTAGAAACGGGGACCATCGAGGTTTGTGAAACCAAGTTTTTTAAGACAAGGCGTTTGCCACTTTCTCAAAGCGCGGCCAGGGTACTGCGCTCTTACATCGAGGCTCGCCGGAAAGCCGGAGCACCGATTACTCCATCGGACGGATTGTTCTGGCATTGGCACAACAGGGGAGCCAGTCGGTACTCCTACGTCATGACAGAGAAGATGCTGGTTTGCGTTCTTCGTCACTCTGGTATCAAACCCAAGCAGGGTAAGGCTGGACCACGCATTCACGACCTGCGCCATGCCTTTGTCGTTCATCGTATGTTGGCCTGGTATCGACAAGGCATCAATCCTCAGCCATATTTACCTTATTTAGCCACGTACATGGGACACCGGGACATCAACTCGACGCTTGTGTATCTCACCATTACCCAAGAGTTGCTCCAGCACGCAGGAGAGAAGTATCGCCAGTTGGGTGCGGTCGCGCTGGGCAAGGTCGTAGGAGGTGAGCGGTGA
- a CDS encoding site-specific integrase, producing the protein MKYYVPRVSEFLAFLQKRHIELDSVRPTHVDRYLQLVLRRLRHRYRRLPFNWRAGYTNPIGKFLKFAHGQWPPNPKLLSRIEKFQHQLCEQYVRWMIDVRGLAPATISDRRKEACRFLTWLRTNRLGLAALKVNHVDRYLKERAHGWRRSSIKAATDWLRIFLRWLHSISQTNRDLSTAVIGPSMYAFASIPSALRFEDTKRILAAARQDATAKGIRDHAILMLLSQYGMRAGEIVALRLDDIDWRKEVIRLHHAKTGATSYLPLMPEVGNAILKYLQKARPKTSFRQIFIRTRAPYRPFPTGAGLYNIVRKRLDTAGVVTSGRRGPHAFRHTRAVSMLRARVPLKEIGDVLGHRSVTSTMIYLKLAVDDLRAIALEIPTEVRA; encoded by the coding sequence ATGAAGTACTACGTCCCGCGTGTCAGCGAGTTCCTGGCCTTTCTTCAGAAGCGGCACATCGAACTGGATTCCGTGCGGCCCACGCATGTCGATAGATATTTGCAACTCGTGCTGCGAAGATTGCGGCACCGGTATAGGCGTTTGCCCTTTAACTGGCGAGCCGGTTATACCAACCCGATTGGTAAATTCCTGAAGTTCGCTCACGGTCAATGGCCACCAAATCCAAAACTGCTTAGCCGGATCGAGAAGTTTCAGCATCAGCTCTGCGAACAATATGTCCGTTGGATGATTGACGTTCGTGGATTAGCTCCTGCGACTATCTCTGACCGGCGCAAGGAGGCGTGCCGTTTTCTCACCTGGTTGCGCACCAACCGCTTAGGTTTAGCTGCCCTCAAAGTGAACCATGTGGACAGATACCTGAAGGAAAGAGCGCATGGGTGGCGTCGGTCATCCATCAAAGCAGCGACGGACTGGCTACGGATTTTTCTCCGCTGGCTGCACTCGATCAGCCAAACAAATCGTGATCTCTCCACGGCAGTCATCGGACCTTCAATGTACGCTTTTGCAAGTATTCCATCAGCACTGCGATTTGAGGATACGAAAAGGATCCTTGCTGCTGCGCGGCAAGATGCTACAGCAAAAGGCATCCGAGACCACGCGATTCTGATGCTGCTTTCTCAGTACGGTATGCGCGCCGGCGAGATCGTGGCTCTCCGCCTGGATGATATCGATTGGCGCAAGGAGGTCATTCGCCTACATCACGCTAAGACAGGAGCTACTTCATACCTCCCGCTAATGCCCGAGGTGGGAAACGCGATTCTCAAGTATCTGCAGAAAGCCCGACCGAAGACTTCCTTTCGGCAGATCTTCATTCGAACCCGTGCTCCTTATCGACCGTTTCCAACAGGGGCTGGCCTCTACAACATTGTTCGCAAACGGCTGGACACTGCTGGCGTTGTCACTTCGGGGAGGCGTGGGCCCCATGCTTTTCGCCACACACGAGCGGTCAGCATGCTCCGTGCGAGAGTTCCATTGAAAGAGATAGGCGATGTGTTGGGCCATCGCTCCGTTACCTCAACGATGATTTACCTGAAGCTGGCCGTGGACGATTTGCGCGCAATCGCCTTGGAGATTCCGACGGAGGTGAGGGCATGA